Genomic window (Thermostichus vulcanus str. 'Rupite'):
CATCTGGAGAACACCTACTTAATGTCCATGCGCAATCGCCCATTCTTTAATTTATAGGGATCCCTTCCCTAGAACAAACAGGGATCCCTTGGGTCTTGGGATCCTCAACGGATGAAATTCAGCAGTTCCTTGGGTGAGGCCAGCAGGTCAATCGCCACAAAGAAAATCTGATTCTCCGGGTTCAACAAAAATCGCCAGGCCACATTCATACCGACATTGCCACCAAACCAGGGGGTCTGCACTTTTCCAGTCACCTTAATCTGTGTGTAGCCATCTTCGGCAGGCTCAGACACCCCCCGCTCCGGCAAAAGTTTCAAGTTCTGGCACTCCTCTCGGAAGAAGCGCAGGATGGCCTCAGTGCCGACGATCGGACGCTGGAAGGGTGGCTGTAGAGCTCCATCTGGCGTGAACAGCTTGATCAGAGCATCGAAATCGTTGGCATTGAGGTTGTCCATATAGTTGAGGACGGTGGGATTGGTGATCCCCTCAATAGAAACCTTGGTGCGCTCCGACATGGATTTGGGAGGCACTACGGGTTCACTGACGCGGTTAAACTGGCCCAACTTGGCCGGGTCGTAGCCCATGTCCACCACTGCATTGCGCAAAATCGTGATCTGTTGGCCGGAATCAGCCGCTTGAATAGCTTGCAACACAGCAGAAGCATTGGCGGAGAGGCGGTATCCCTCCGGAATGGGGGCAACGATCCCTTCCTCCATCCACTTGCCCAACTGGTACCAGAACCCCAACTTGACGTTCGGTGACCAAACAGCATAGGTGCGACAAATGGGAGTATCGGCGCGGTTGGCCAAGTCGCACATGGCTTGGGTTTGCTCCCGGAAGGACATTTTCCGGAACTCTTCGAGGGTACGCTCGGCCAGAACCATACTGGCTGCACCAGGGGCGGCAATGGTGATGGTTTTGCCCATTTCTAGATATGCAAACCAGATCAGGGCCAGTTGGTCTTCTGCACTGAGCTGGTTAAATCGGGCAATGGTTGCAGGGACAACATCCGCAGCAAGAGTCTCCGGAAAGATGGTGCGAGCGGTCTCTACGTTGTAAGGCATGATTCAGTCCTATCGGTAAGGGGCTTCAAACGTTCAAGCTCCATTCCTCACCTTACCGTTAGTTACGAAAAATGTAAAAAAATGTAAACAAGCAAACAGGCTCAAGGGTGGGATCCCCTACATGCGCGCCAACGAGGTAATCTTGGCCAGTTTGTCGCGGCTGAGTCCCTCCAGATCTCCTAAGTGCAGCCAGCCCTCCCGTAGCAACTCCGCAAACACAAAAATCAAACTCGGGTAACTGTAGTCATACTTGCCGTCAATCTCGTGGCGACGGGCACTGAGAAAGTCATGCAGCCGCCAAAGATCTTCTAAGCGGGCGATGGAACCGGCTTTGGCCCGTACATCCTGAATCAGAGTGGAGGTTTCGCGATCGTAGGCGTTCTTAAAAGCAGCTTGAGCAATTTGCTGTTCGGCGGTGGACCAATCGTGAGCGTTCATGGGCGATGCAAAGGCAAGAGTTTATTAAAAATGCTTTACATAGATTAACATCTTTGTTCCACGGATCCCCTCAAGCGCTTTCCCCAGCAGCCCGTTTTTGCAGAGTGAGCAACAAAGCTTGCCATTCTACGGGATCCCGATAGACCGAAAGCAGATCCTCCATCAGGCCCGCATCCTCTTCAATGTCCTGTCTAGCCCAAGCGGAGGGAGTTGTTCCAAAGTCTCGCTGTACAGTTTTGGGATCCCTGCGGGTTTCTCGATCCAGGGCTTTGACGCGAGTGCGTCGCAACAGGTAAATCACTTCATCCAAAAGCTCCTGCAGGGGTTTGCCCTCTTCTGCGGCAATGGCTTGTAGTTGGTCAAGCGGCGAGAGGGACTGCGTTTCCATCCTGATCTCCATAAAAGACTCTGATCTGCACGAAAGATCTGCACGCCAGGATCGTAATTCTATTTGGGTGTGGTGCAGCTTGCCGTGGGCAATTGGATAGCGTCAAAGGGCTGGGCGGAGGTCATCTATTCGAGCAAATGAGATTATTGGAAATGTCATTTTTGTGTAGAGCATGTGTAGAGCAGCACCAAGAACCGTTTTCCGACAGCAACCCGCGAGCTTAGGTGATTGAGATTTGAGTCTTAGGTTTTATGTCTGAGTCTGAGCTGATCCCGCCCCGTCGCCGTGCCCTGGAGCACCTTCTGAGCCGTCTTGGGTTCAAGGATGCGGCTTTGCTGGCGCAACTGCGCTGGGATCTGTTGGATCAGGCCCTAATTCACCCCTCTCTGGATAGTCAGCGAAATAATGATCGTCTGGAGTTGTTGGGGGATTCTGTCCTACGGATTTTGGCCACGGAATTCTTGTTTGAGTCTTACCCAGATTTGTCGGTGGGAGAGTTGACCGCCATTCGCTCCGATTTAATCAGTGATGCTCATTTGGCGGAACTGGCGGATCTGCACGGCTTGGAGCGCTACCTGGAGTTGGGATCCAGCTCCCAGAAAGATTTGGCTGGACGGGATCGCCGACTGGCAGATGCCTTCGAGGCGCTTCTGGGATCCTTTTACCTCAGTTGGGGGATCCATACCCTGCCCAACCTACATCCTTGGTTGGATCCCTATTTGCGCCGGCGGGTGGAGGAGTGGTTTCAGGATCCGACCCGGCGCAACCCAAAAGCAGCATTGCAAGAGCTTACCCAACGCCTGTGGGGGGAGCTGCCAGAATATCGCCTTGTGGCGGCGGAAGAACATCCACCCCACTTCACTGTAGAAGTTTGGGGTAATGGGCGATGCTGGGGCCGAGGTGAGGGCCGTTCGAAAAAGGCTGCTGAAATGGCTGCTGCCGCTGTAGCCTATGGGCAGTTACACTCGGAGGAAGCATGAGACACCTCAGGCAAACCAGCCGCCACTACGAGCTGGCCAGTTGGTTGTTCTTGGTGGGGAGCAGCCTGTTTGGGGTGAGCGAGTTGATGAATTTGGGTACTGATTTGAAGGTCATGCAAACGCTGCTAGGGGTAGTGGCCAGTCTGCTGTTTACAGTGGGCAGTGGTCTATTTGTGCTGGATGCGCGGCAGCGCTGAAGAAAACATGTGCCAGAACAGAGTCAAAGCCGTGGGTGGCTGGGGTAGCGGATCAACCCAAGCGGGGCAGGATCACCCGGAACACTGTGCCCTGATGGAGACTGCTGCTAACGCTGATCCGGCCACCATGAGCTTCGACAACCTGCTTGGCGATCGCCAGTCCAAGACCGAAGCCATCCCCTGATCCGACGCGGTAAAAGGGCTCGAAGATGTAGGGCAGATGTTCAGCAGGGATCCCACAGCCGTCATCTGCGATGGTGATCATCAAGGGATGCAACGTTAAGGTCAGTGTGACCTCGCTGCGGCAATAGCGCTCGGCATTGCGAAGGATATTGTCCAAAGCCTGCCGCAGTAAGCCGACATCGGCCTGAATCCAAACCGGTTCTTCTGGTAGGAACCTCTTGACCCGCCCCTGCCAGGATTGCAGTAGAGCCGTCAAATCGGTAGGTATCAAGTTCAGTGAGCCACCCTGAGCGCGTGCCAACTGCAATAAGTCGTGCACCAAACCACTCATTCGCTTCGCCGTAGCCACCACGGTTTCAAAGCAAGCCAAGCTCTGCTGCCGATTGGCAGCGGCTTCCTCCGGATCCGCCACCGGACTGTGCAACAGCATCAAACCCACCTGGGTATTGCTCAACACCGCCGCCAATGGCGCCCGCAGCTCATGGGAAGCATTGGCCGCAAAACGCCAAAGTTGCTCATTGGCCAGCTCCAACTGTCGCGATCGGGATCGGAGCTCTTGCTCCTGCCGACCAAACAGCACCATTGCTCCCCCAACTGCGCCAAGCCCGATGAGAGCCAAGAGATAGAGACTGTTTTCGCTGCGGCGATAGCGAGCTTGCAAACGGGCCTGGCGCTCCCGCAGATAATCGGCCTCAAGGGCAGCAAACTCCTGCAGTTGGTTGCGAGTGAGGGTCAACGTGTCGGTCGCTTGGCTAAGCCAGACAAACAACTCCTCTGCTGTCATCTCATAAGCATCCGCGGGCCCTAAACTCAGCAGTTGCCGATCGAGCAGAGCCACACTCTGAACCAGCAGATCCCCCAACCTCTGCAGACGCTCGTATTGGGTAGGATTATCCCGCACCTGCTCTAGAAGTTGCCCTTGGGTAACCGTCAGCTCCTGAATTGCCGCCTGGTAAGCGTCAAGATAGGGTTGCTCCAGGGTTAGGCCATAGCTCTGCGCATTCACCTCCGCCTCAAGCAACTGTCGGTTCAGCATTTCCGTGGCCAGCATCACTTCCAGCGTATGGGCCACCCAGCGCTGATCCGCCCGATACCAGCGCTGAAAATTGGCAAATGTCAACAGGGCTGCCCCGAAGCAGGTAATCGGTATGGCCAGGATCAGCCAACCGACTCGGCGATCCAACCAGATGGATGGAGACGGTAGCCTAAACCATGGACGGTTTCGACCCAGTCGTTGCAACCCAGCGGGCTGAGCCGTTGCCTGAGTCGATAAATCAGGCGACTGATGGCGTTGCTCTCGGGCTCCGATCCCCATTCCCACAAATTCGCCTCCAGATAATCACGACTGAACACCCGTTGGGGCTGGCGCATCAGCAACTCCAGCAGTCGGAACTCCTGCGGCGTCAGCATTACGGTTTGGTCACCATAGCGTGCTACCAGTGTCATCAGATCCAACTGCAACCCAGCAACCGTTAAGCAATCCCCCAACCATTGGGGCGAGCGTCGCCCCAGCGCCCGTACCCGTGCCAGCAACTCCGGTACATCCACAGGCTTGACCAGATAATCATCGGCTCCCGCATCCAAGCCCACCACTACATCTGCGGTTGTATCTCGGGCTGTCAGCACCAACACCGGTGCCCCTTGACCCGCTTGACGGAAGCGACGACAGAATTCAACGCCACTGCGACCCGGTAGCATCCAATCCACGATCACCACATCGTAGTCTTTGCCCTGACAAAGGCCCTCAGCCGTCTCTGCATCAGGAACCGCATCCACCAGGTGCCCCCCTTGACGGAGGGCGACCTGGAGGGGCACCCGTTGAGTCGGATCATCCTCAACCAACAGCAGTCGCATCAGAAGCCTCGCTCTGCCGCCAGAAGATGGGTTGCTGCCTTGGCCATTTCATAGGCAGCTCGGTGCTCTGCCAGAATGCGAAAGTCAGTGGTGAAGTTGACCTCTGATGGGTTTGCGGTTGCCAGCTGCTGGGCTTGCTCAACAAGCCTGCTGGCAACTGGATTCACGGCGTCGCCACTGAAGTTAAGCTCTGCTTGAGCCCGAAACAGACGTTCTTGAGCCCGAAAAGGAGCGTCAAAGTAGCTGCGGCTGGGGGGTTCAGGTTGACCATAGCGACCCACCTTGTAACCCAGTTCACCCTCGTAGAGGGTTTCTGCTGCCTCAAACAGGGCTTTTGCTGCTTTGGCCAACTCGCGCGCCCGGAAGAACTCCCCAGCTGCCTGGGCAGTGCGCGCAGCTTCAAGAGCAGCATATCCCTCATCGGTCAGCTCTGTGGCCAACCTATTGCTCACCTGAGCGGCCAAACGCTCCACACGGAAAGCCTCCTCTGTTGCTTTGTGAATATCGCGAAGGCTCCGCTCCGCTGTACGTCCAGCAAAGCCAGGAGCAAAGGCCGGGATATCACGACCCCGCCCGCGGCTACGCTGCGCCAGTGCCGCATCCGTTGGCAACACCAGGGAGAGGGCCAATGCCGAGAGCAGGGCTGTTTTTAACAAAGGCATCATCATGAGTGTGTCCTCATTGGGTTCCAATGC
Coding sequences:
- a CDS encoding orange carotenoid-binding protein, producing the protein MPYNVETARTIFPETLAADVVPATIARFNQLSAEDQLALIWFAYLEMGKTITIAAPGAASMVLAERTLEEFRKMSFREQTQAMCDLANRADTPICRTYAVWSPNVKLGFWYQLGKWMEEGIVAPIPEGYRLSANASAVLQAIQAADSGQQITILRNAVVDMGYDPAKLGQFNRVSEPVVPPKSMSERTKVSIEGITNPTVLNYMDNLNANDFDALIKLFTPDGALQPPFQRPIVGTEAILRFFREECQNLKLLPERGVSEPAEDGYTQIKVTGKVQTPWFGGNVGMNVAWRFLLNPENQIFFVAIDLLASPKELLNFIR
- the rnc gene encoding ribonuclease III → MSESELIPPRRRALEHLLSRLGFKDAALLAQLRWDLLDQALIHPSLDSQRNNDRLELLGDSVLRILATEFLFESYPDLSVGELTAIRSDLISDAHLAELADLHGLERYLELGSSSQKDLAGRDRRLADAFEALLGSFYLSWGIHTLPNLHPWLDPYLRRRVEEWFQDPTRRNPKAALQELTQRLWGELPEYRLVAAEEHPPHFTVEVWGNGRCWGRGEGRSKKAAEMAAAAVAYGQLHSEEA
- a CDS encoding sensor histidine kinase, with the protein product MDRRVGWLILAIPITCFGAALLTFANFQRWYRADQRWVAHTLEVMLATEMLNRQLLEAEVNAQSYGLTLEQPYLDAYQAAIQELTVTQGQLLEQVRDNPTQYERLQRLGDLLVQSVALLDRQLLSLGPADAYEMTAEELFVWLSQATDTLTLTRNQLQEFAALEADYLRERQARLQARYRRSENSLYLLALIGLGAVGGAMVLFGRQEQELRSRSRQLELANEQLWRFAANASHELRAPLAAVLSNTQVGLMLLHSPVADPEEAAANRQQSLACFETVVATAKRMSGLVHDLLQLARAQGGSLNLIPTDLTALLQSWQGRVKRFLPEEPVWIQADVGLLRQALDNILRNAERYCRSEVTLTLTLHPLMITIADDGCGIPAEHLPYIFEPFYRVGSGDGFGLGLAIAKQVVEAHGGRISVSSSLHQGTVFRVILPRLG
- a CDS encoding response regulator transcription factor, which translates into the protein MRLLLVEDDPTQRVPLQVALRQGGHLVDAVPDAETAEGLCQGKDYDVVIVDWMLPGRSGVEFCRRFRQAGQGAPVLVLTARDTTADVVVGLDAGADDYLVKPVDVPELLARVRALGRRSPQWLGDCLTVAGLQLDLMTLVARYGDQTVMLTPQEFRLLELLMRQPQRVFSRDYLEANLWEWGSEPESNAISRLIYRLRQRLSPLGCNDWVETVHGLGYRLHPSGWIAESVG